One Planctomycetota bacterium genomic window, CCGGCCGTGCGCGAATGGCACCGGCGCGCCGCGGCCCGCGAAGGCTACGCGGCGGTGGAATCGGCGCCGCCCCATCTGAGCGGCCGCGAATCGCTCCCCTGGGGATTCCCGGAAGATCCGCTCATGAAGGCGATCCGCGCGTCGCGCGATCCGGCCCGTGTCCTCAACCCCGGGAGGGTGCCGCTGTGAAGATCGAACCCGGCGCGGACGCCCCGTCTTTCGAGAAAATCTCCGCCTGCGTCCACTGCGGCCTCTGCCTGGAGGCCTGTCCGACCTACCGGGAACTTCGCGTGGAGATGGATTCGCCGCGCGGGCGGATCTACCTCATGAAGGGCCTCCTTCAGGAGCGGCTGGAGCCCACGGAGGACGTCATCGTCCACCTGGACCGGTGCCTCGACTGCCGCGCCTGCGAGACCGCCTGCCCCTCGGGCGTCGCGTACGGCGATCTTCTCGAGAAGACCCGGACGCTTCTGGAGCGCTCCCGTCCGCGCGGGTGGACGACGCGGCTCCTGAGGGCCTTTTTCTTCCGGGGTCTTCTTCCCCGTCGGGGCGCGCAGGCGGCGCTCTTCAAGGCCCTCTGGCTCTCGCAGGCGCTGGGGTTGACCGCCCTGGGGCGCGGCCTGGCGCGGCTGGGGCTTCTGCGGGGGCGGCTCGGCGCGGCGGCGCGGCAGGCGCCGCGCGTCCCCTTCCGCTCCTTCCGCGCCCGGCGCCGCGGCGCCCTCGACCGGTCGGCGGGCGTCCTGCGCTTCCCCGCCCGGGGGACGCGGCGCCGGCGG contains:
- a CDS encoding 4Fe-4S dicluster domain-containing protein, whose protein sequence is MKIEPGADAPSFEKISACVHCGLCLEACPTYRELRVEMDSPRGRIYLMKGLLQERLEPTEDVIVHLDRCLDCRACETACPSGVAYGDLLEKTRTLLERSRPRGWTTRLLRAFFFRGLLPRRGAQAALFKALWLSQALGLTALGRGLARLGLLRGRLGAAARQAPRVPFRSFRARRRGALDRSAGVLRFPARGTRRRR